In one window of Thermodesulfobacteriota bacterium DNA:
- a CDS encoding ABC transporter transmembrane domain-containing protein, whose product MRESELIRRLLGLVRPHRSRLGVAMACMVVVSGLSSAAAYMFKPLIDEVLINRDQAMLTLVPLGLVALYLVKGFFYYSYFYLLNSVGLRIVLELRAAIYGQLQALSLSFFQRTATGELISRTIADVTLVQGAVADGLVAICKYAVTIVALLGVIFYHNWRLALLALIFFPSAGLLIARFGRRHRRLSRGSQETLALVSTLLHETITGSRIVKAFAMERYEMGRFMALLHRLLGLGLSEVQARGLATPLMEILGGISVAFCFWFGGRAVLAGESTPGTLISFLVALAMIYEPIRGISSVNSTLQQGLAAARRVFALLDLQPEVAEEGQARDLPPISRELAFRDVSFAYGEETVLAGIELTVPAGQMLAIVGPSGAGKSTLVDLVPRFFDVTAGAILVDGVDIRSVTLASLRRQIGIVTQQTILFNDTVRSNIAYGDTSRSETEIEAAARAAHAWEFIERLPRGLATEVGEAGVRLSGGERQRLAIARALLKNPPILVLDEATSALDAESEREVQKALDNLMQNRTTLVIAHRLSTIRNAHRIVVLDRGRIVETGSHEELLAADGLYRQLHDLQFADGR is encoded by the coding sequence ATGCGGGAGTCGGAGCTGATCCGCCGGCTGCTGGGCCTGGTGCGGCCGCACCGCAGCCGGCTCGGCGTGGCCATGGCCTGCATGGTGGTGGTCTCCGGCCTGTCCTCGGCTGCTGCCTACATGTTCAAGCCCCTCATCGACGAGGTCCTCATCAACCGGGACCAGGCGATGCTCACCCTGGTGCCCCTGGGGCTGGTGGCCCTCTACCTGGTCAAGGGCTTCTTCTACTACAGCTACTTCTATCTCCTGAACTCGGTGGGGCTCCGGATCGTCCTCGAGCTGCGGGCCGCCATCTACGGCCAGCTCCAGGCCCTGTCCCTGTCGTTCTTCCAGCGCACCGCCACCGGCGAGCTGATCAGCCGCACCATCGCCGACGTGACCCTGGTCCAGGGTGCGGTGGCGGACGGGCTGGTGGCGATCTGCAAATACGCGGTGACCATCGTCGCCCTCCTGGGGGTGATCTTCTACCACAACTGGCGGCTGGCCCTCCTGGCCCTGATCTTCTTTCCCTCGGCGGGCCTGCTCATCGCCCGCTTCGGCCGGCGGCACCGCCGCCTCAGCCGCGGTAGCCAGGAGACCCTCGCCCTGGTCTCCACCCTCCTCCACGAGACCATCACCGGCAGCCGCATCGTCAAGGCCTTCGCCATGGAGCGCTACGAGATGGGCCGCTTCATGGCCCTTCTGCACCGCCTTCTGGGCCTGGGCCTGTCCGAGGTCCAGGCCCGGGGCCTCGCCACCCCTCTGATGGAGATTCTGGGCGGCATCTCGGTGGCCTTCTGCTTCTGGTTCGGCGGCCGGGCGGTGCTGGCCGGGGAGTCCACCCCGGGCACCCTCATCTCCTTTCTGGTGGCCCTGGCTATGATCTACGAGCCGATCCGGGGCATCAGCAGCGTCAACAGCACCCTGCAGCAAGGCCTGGCCGCCGCCCGCCGGGTCTTCGCCCTCCTGGACCTGCAGCCGGAGGTGGCGGAGGAAGGCCAGGCCCGGGACCTGCCGCCGATCAGCCGGGAGCTGGCCTTCCGGGACGTCTCCTTCGCCTACGGTGAAGAGACGGTTCTTGCCGGCATCGAGCTGACGGTGCCGGCGGGCCAGATGCTGGCCATCGTCGGACCCAGCGGCGCCGGCAAGTCCACCCTGGTGGATCTCGTGCCCCGCTTCTTCGATGTCACCGCCGGCGCCATCCTGGTGGACGGGGTGGACATCCGCTCCGTCACTTTGGCCTCCCTGCGCCGCCAGATCGGCATCGTCACCCAGCAGACCATCCTCTTCAACGATACGGTGCGGAGCAACATCGCCTACGGCGATACCAGCCGCTCCGAGACCGAGATCGAGGCTGCGGCCCGGGCCGCCCATGCCTGGGAGTTCATCGAGCGGCTGCCCCGGGGCCTGGCGACCGAGGTGGGCGAGGCGGGGGTGCGGCTGTCCGGGGGCGAGCGCCAGCGGCTGGCCATTGCCCGGGCCCTGCTCAAGAACCCGCCCATCCTCGTCCTCGACGAGGCCACCTCGGCCCTGGACGCCGAATCGGAGCGGGAGGTGCAAAAGGCTCTGGACAACCTGATGCAGAATCGGACAACCTTGGTCATCGCCCACCGGCTGTCCACCATCCGCAACGCCCACCGGATCGTGGTCCTGGACCGGGGCCGCATCGTCGAGACCGGCAGCCACGAGGAGCTTCTGGCAGCTGACGGCCTGTACCGCCAGCTGCATGATCTGCAGTTTGCGGATGGGCGGTAG